The Borreliella andersonii DNA segment TATCAGGCCAAATACAAGGCATATTTAACACCTTTAATTCACTTGAGGTTTTTGAAAAAAAAGACTTGGTTGCTTTATTACATCCAAAAAAACCAATCTAGAAGAACTAGAGACTTCACATTTTAGAAAAGCTTAAAGATTTTTTGGAAAAATTTTTATCTATAAAAACAACGGTCTCAGAAATGATGCATCAACTCTTACTAGACTATCAAAATAATATAAATAGTATAAAAACAGATGAAAATAAGCTTAAATCCCATGTAAACACACTTTCAGATCAAATTATAAAACACAGGAAGAGGCAGAAAAGCTAAAAAATGACATATATTCAATATATAAATAACCTTTAAGCTATATATTTAACATGGTAAAATAAAGCCTCTCTTTTATTAAAAGATAGGTTTTAACTTTTACCATAGATTAAAAATTCTTTTTAATCTATAATTTACATAAACTTTAATTATAAAATAAGTAAACCGCTGTTTCTGTAAATCTTTAATTTAATAGTAGTGGTATTAATGGATTATTACTAATGATACATTCCTTAAAAGAAATATATTTTCAATAATTGACGGTTACAAACAAAAATTAAAATTACATATTCTTTATATAAAAGAACCCGTGATGAATTCAATTATGATAAGGATCATATTCATCTATTGATAAAATTTATTCCCAAAATTCAAACTTCTAAATTCACCAATAATCTAAAATTGAAACTATTATATGCCCCCTTCTCTACTGAAGAAGCCTATATTTTAGATGCTCAAAAAGCATATTCAGAGTCAAAATAAATTTATTTATTTAAAATTTGATAAAAATCAATCAAAATAATTCTTAAAAAACTCAAATACACAAAACTTCTTGCAAACTAAAATATTATTAATATTATATTAGTACAATATAATATTAATATTATATTGTAAACTATCTATTAATATTGTATTATACTAATAATAGATTAAATTCAATATTAGATTAAATTCAATATTAGATTTTAATTAAGGAGAATGTTTATGAAATATTACATCATTGCGGGCTTATTTGTTTTTCTATTTTTAGCTTGCAATCCAAATTCTAACACCAATCAAAAAGACATAGGGTATCCATCTAATAAACAAGGATTAAAATCTAAGACAGAAACAAACTCTAATCAAAAAGTAAATTCTAATAAAAAAGAAAGCACCAATAAAAAAACAGAAACCACAATATTTGATGATTTAAGAAATTTAATAGAAAAAGCCCACACAGATAGCGAAAAATATAAAAAAAAGTTGGAAGAAGAACCTGAAAACCAATACGGATTGTTGGAGGGTTTCAAACTCATTTTTTGGTCAGGATCCAAAGAAACAAATATAAAGGCATCCGACGATAACCAAATATCTAAAAAATATAGAAAAAATATTTATAGTACTCTAGCTATTGATGACAACAAATTAAAGAATTTTTCAAAAATGCTAACAACATCATCTCAAATGCTAGGAGTATTTAGTGTCCTTAACAACCTTGGAGATATCTTTGAAGAGGTAATTGTTAGCTTATATTCCAAAAAAGAAACTCTAAAAAAGCTAGGAATTCCAAATTTAGATAAGCTTAAAAATTTGTTTGAAAAATTATTATCTATAAAAACAACAGTCTCAGAAACTATGCAACAACTTTTATTAGATTATCAAAATAATAAAAATAGTATAAACACAGATATAAATAAGCTTAACTCTCATGCAAAAACAATTTATAATCAAATGAAAGTAAAAAAAGAAAAAGCATACGAACTACAAAAAGAAATATTTTCAATAAATAAATAACCCGTAAGTTTATGTATTTTAAAGTTGTTATAATAATGCAAAAGCCTATCTTTAATAAAGATAGGCTTAAAGTTTTAACCAAAAATTAAAAAGAATTTTTTGCCTTTAATTTACATAAAAATTCAAGCAGAGATAAGTTTATAAAATTAATTTATTTATTTTAAATATACTTTTCATGATATCTAAAAACTCCTCTGGTAAAAAGACAATAAGATTTTATTAGACCAAAAATAAATTTTCAATAATGCCGCTCAAATAGATAAAATATCTTTCTCATAGGATAATTTTAGATTTCAAGTAAGGAGAATATTTATGCAATATAAAATCACTGTAATCTTATTTGTTTTTTATTTTTGACTGCTATGGTATTTTAACACCAATCAAAAAGACATGTAGTAATCAATCTAATAAAAAAGGATTAAAACTAAATACAGGAAAATCTAATATTGATAATTATCGAAATTAAAAGCCTATCTTTAATAACAGATAGGTTTAAACCAAGAGCACAAAGAATTTTTAACCTATAAATTTATATAAACCTTAGGTAGAGACAAGTTTGTAAAATTGAATTTATTGGCTTTAAATATTTTTTTTATGATATCTATAAAAACTCATCTGGTAAAAAACAATGACTTTTAAACCAAAAATAAAATCTTCAATAATGCCTACTCATATTTTTATGATATCTTATGTTAAAAATTATTTATGCAAAGAGCTCTTAATAAATCCAATTATGATAATGATCACATTCATTTATTATTAGAATTTGTTTCCAATATTTATACTTAGTAAGGGTTTTAAGTTAAAAGGTTTAATTGATTTTTGATTTTCTCTATATAAAAAGAAAACCCCTTAAAGATAAGAGGTTCATTTAAAAGAATGTATGGTATGAAGTAAATATTGATAATAAATTCTTTTAATTTTAAAAAAGGAGAATATTTAATACTCAATTATTAGTTCAATAATTGAGTATTACCATGTATTTTAAAATTTTTTTTTAAAATTAGACTTTTGCAAAAAAATCAAATATTATTCAAATCCAAATATTGGAAGCAAATTTTAATAATAAATGAATGAGATCATTATCATAATTGAATTTATTACGGGTTCTTTATAGAAAAGGACAGAAAAAAAGTATTATTTGGATAGAAAATACTAAAACTTAACATTTACACATTTATATTTATAGCTAATTATAAAAACATGGCAATAGAAAACCATAATTTATGGTTACGCAAAAAATATTATTTAGAAAAAGTATTAATTATTTAGAATTGCATGGGGGTTTGTAAAACAATTATTGTATAAACCAATTGGCATAAAGCCCCTTTGAATAAAATAGATAAATATTTTTCATCAAATAAACTGTGTAGTAATTATGGCATTTAAAATACAACTTTGAAATTAAACAATGCTAGGTGAATTTGTCAACACTTTGCATGATAAAAATATAAATACAACTCTAAAATCTTAAGGTTTTTACTATAAAGAAATAAAAATTAAGACAAAACCTGCCTAAAGCAAAGCTGTGGATCATACCTTAGATAACCGTTCTTTAAAAAAAAGCTAACAAGCTAACATTGGATAAGGCAAAAGGCTATTTTTATAATCTTTGATTTATAAACAGCAGATTACCACTTAACACAAATCTCTGCTATTGCAAGAAATATTCTCTAAACAATTAACAAAAACTACTTTTATAGCTAAAATTTTTATAAATTTCAGATTTAATAGATAAAAACAGTTTACTAAAATTATTCAAGACTGCTATCATATAATAAATTGCATAATGAAAAATAAAACTTTTATATTCTTAATACTTTTGATTAAAAACTTGACAATATATGCTCAAGGCATAAACTATGAATTCAAACAGGCTAAAATTAAAAATCTAAAAGGGATATTTATTAATTATAAAGTCTATCTAGCAGAAAATTTAGCAATTGACAATGTAAAAACCTTAAATCATGTTTCTACATTCAAAATCAATCTTGTTATCGACAGAAAAATTGCAACTTCTATTAAAAATGAGCAAGATGTAATTAGAGCCGGAAATGAATGCGGAATCTTTTTAGAATTTCAAATCAATAACCGCATATACTATACCAAATTTTCATCAATAAAATATATTTTACAAGCAATCGAGAGTTTTACTAAAATTAAAAATACAATTAACAATTTAGAAATTAAAAATCTTGAAGGAAGTGGAATTTTTTTATACAAAAACGGTCACTCATACAATTTAAAAACAGATTTTCAAGAAACAGCAATATTTGTAAATTTTCTTGGCTTTAAAGATAATACTGGAAGACCTTACTTTATATTTTATTATGACAATATAGATGATAAAGATAAAAATTTAAAAACAATCCTAATTTCCTTTGAAGAATTCCACAATGGATTAAGAGAAGGGCTATTCTTGCTGAGAAATGAAAAAGCCATACTAGAATTCATTAATTTTTCAAAAGATTAACATAATAGATGTTATAACAATATTTTAAAGTCGATATTATAATAAACTAATATCAAAAAACTTGTTTATACTAAATACCCTTAATCTATATCCTTTTTAATAAATTATTATTTAACTGGGGCTTAAAAATTATTCAAATTTAAGTCAACTGCCACCAAGCAATTTAACTTTTGAATTAAAATCGTCCAAAAACTTTTTAAAAGGAATTTTATTAAAATTTACAATAACATCATTTTTGAACGCATAAATTCTAAATGCTGCTATATTATCATTACCCAAAGTAACAAATCTTATAAATTCGCTTTCTGGAATAATAAATTTATAAATTTCTACCTTAATGTTTTTTTCAGTAACCACTGTTGTGTAATCATAAGGAAAATATGAATTATAAAAATCGTTATAATAAACAACACGTTTGCTATCCTCTGAAACCAATTCTCCTTTAACCTCAAATCTAGTATCTGTGATTATCTTTTCAGGCTTTATTTGACTAGAATTTCTAGATTCAACTCTAACCAAAATAAAATATTCCCTTTTATTTCTTAATTTATCATATTTAATAGAAATTACAGATTTAAATATCCCATCTCTAGAATAATTTACCCCAATATCATATTGTGAATCTAATACTTGAGAAAACCTATCATAAGCTATTTGATAAGTTTGGCAAGAAACTAAAAAACACACCAAAACAAAATACTTTAAAATAAATTTTGAATTCATTAAAACCCCCCTTAGTTTATCTTATATTTATTTTTAAAAAAATTCTCAAAAATCAGAAAATTAAATAATATAATAAATTCAAATAAAAAGATTCTAATCTTACAGCTTGAATTAAAATTAAAAAACTATTATTATTAGGTGTTGTTCTAGCAAAAACTAATTTAAAAGATTAGGCTATATCTAATCCCAATTTATATAAATTTCAAAGTGCATCTATAGGAGAAATCGTGTATACTGACCCAAGGTCAATTATTAATACTTACTTTGTAAAAAACAAAAAAATATTTATTATAAACCCAATATCTTTTAAATTTGAACTTTTTTTTGAAAAAACTACTCAAATAAACCCAAAAGAGAACATAGCGCTTAAAACATTTAAAGGTGGAATTATTAGTTTGCAATTACGGTCAAATGAATTTTCTAAATTACCAAAAGATATTTTAAAAGGGAAACTTGAATTTTATATTAACTATGTAAGTGAAGAAAAACTTAAAATAGTTTACGATATGATGATAGTCAAAGTTTACACAATTGATTTAAAAACTAGCAAGAAAGAAGAAATTTACCTAATCGAACTTAAAATACTTGGCTCTATTTATAGAAAAGAAAATATAGCAAATGCGTTTATTCCTATTATAAAAAATAATAATACTTACCTTTTTGAAAACAAAGCAAACAACCATAAAGTTAACTTACTATTAAAAAGCATCGACAAGACCATTGAACTTCCGTTTTTAACAAAAATCAGCTACTCAAATACCAAAACCATTAATAATACAGAAATAAAAACTAATGACAATTTAAATGTAAACATTAAAACAACGAATAGAATGTTACTAAATCTGAGCACAAAAGTCTACGAAGAACTAATCTTGACAAATTCAAATCAAATAAAAACTATCAACAATAAACAAAAAATTCTAAAAACGTTAAGATCTTTTATTGAAAATGAGAATGGATTAGGGGGTAAAATAAGGTTAATCTTCTTAGAAAGAAGAAATTTTTTGACTAAAAATTTAAACTTACATAACTTAGACTTTATATTAAATGACATCAATATTATACAAGAAAATAGCTGCATCAGAATTGACATCACCCTATTAGAGGATAAAATTGAAAAAAAATACTTAAACCAAGCCTCAAGTATAACCCCATTTCTTAAAAATGTTAAATTATTGTAATTTTTTTTGGGAAAACAAATCACTGCAATATCTACCCTAACTATATAATCTAATAGCCATTAACAAACACTCTAATAAAAGTATTCAACATATAACCTAATATCCTTGAAACTAACACCCAATATATAATACAATGAAATCATGAGGTATTTATGTTAAGTATTAATGGTGTAAGACTTTATTCTTTAAAAGAATTCCAAAATATATTAGAAGATTCCTATAATCTTTCAATTAGCAAAAATACTATATCTAAAAAATCAAAAATTTTAAAATGCACAATCCATGTAGATAACCGTCCCTACCTTCTAGAAGACTTTTGCACATATTTTCTAATGGACTTTAGAAGACCTAAACCTATTACGAATAGCATGAAAGAAACAATTCAATTGAGAATTGAGCAAGCAAAAAAATTAATGAGCCGAAAATCTACAAAACATGAAATACAAACTGCTCCAAAAAAGATGGGTCATATTTTATAATCTATCATATTGACATTTAAAAAAAACTGCTATAAAATATAGTAAAAAGCTGATTATTTGCGTTTGCAATACAGTACGAATCTAGAATGCAAGCCAAATAATTGAAAAAGCTTCTGAAACCACAACAAATTTAACTTCAGAAGCCAGGATAAGACAATGATAATAAAAATAAAAAATAATGTCAATACAAATTTTAACAATCTCATAACATTAGAAGAAATTATAAAGCACAATCAAAAAAACGTAAGCCCTAATTTAATAGAGTTAAAATACTCAAGACTAAAATCATATTTAACTAAAAAAAAGATTATATACCAACGAATACTCAAGGTATGCTGGGCAATTGAACTTAAAAACAACCAATACTATAAATCTAACAAACTTAAAACATATTCTACAACAGAAATATATAATATAGTTAATAAATGTCTTGCAAAAGATAATAAAAAAATATCAATCAGGACCTTAGAATATGATATATCATTTTTAAATCAAATACTCTTAATAACAACCAAATTAATACATTTAGGCAAAGATAATGGAAGCTTTGCATTTTATATACAAAACAAAAATCTTTGGAAACACCGTTTCACAATTATTCAGGAAGCAATTAATGAAGAAATAAAAGAATATTTAAAAGACAAAAAAATAGTATCTGATTTTCCCGAAGAGATTAACAATGCTATAAACAAAAGCATTGGAAAAAATACAAAACCTAAAAGCTCAACTGCAGATGAATCAATTGCAGATGTTATACCTAAAGGTATAAAAGATATAAATAAGATACAGAATTCTACAAAAGAATACAATAAAAAAACAAGAAAAATTTCTTATAAAGAATATATTGCAAGTCAATTAGTAAAAGTCTATAAGATAGAAAAACCACAAATAACAAAAATACTCAAAATAAGCAATAATGAAAAAACCTACATAAACGCATTAAGAAACTTAAAGTCGGCAATAGAAAAATATAAGGGAGAGTATGAAATTGAGGATATTTCAGACCACTTTATAAAAGAGTTTAAAAATAAGTATAGTAAAAAAATATGGATGATGAATGGAAAAACTGACAAAAAAAATGACTTCAATGAAATTTGGGAAAAAAGATTTAAAAAAACGCTTCTGAATAAAAATTTAAAAGAACAATATCAAAGCAGTCATGAAAAAGAAAATAAAAAAATTAATAACAACGAGAAAGTACTAAACATTTTTTTTTCTAATAACAAAGGTTTTAAACGAATCAGCAAAATTGAAATTAACAAAAATTAATGAATCTCTATAGAATAAAAATTCCTTTTAGGATTGCTATTAAAAAAAATACGAAAAATTAATACCTGATCAAATCAAAAGCTTTTAAAATTAAATTGAAAGTAAAGAATTATTCCATCTTGCGAAAGAAAATTGATTATTTTCTTTCGCAAGATATATAAGTTTTATCATAGTAATTTACAACATTGGATACACGAGAATAATAAGAATGATTTTTATTATCATTTCCATCTAATTTAATTTGAGAATTTTTAGCTCCAGACTCTTTTCCACTTAAACATCGGTAATCCAAATTATCTATATATTTCTTTTTAAAATTGGAAGGTTCATTCATTTTGTTTCTATCC contains these protein-coding regions:
- a CDS encoding plasmid maintenance protein; its protein translation is MIIKIKNNVNTNFNNLITLEEIIKHNQKNVSPNLIELKYSRLKSYLTKKKIIYQRILKVCWAIELKNNQYYKSNKLKTYSTTEIYNIVNKCLAKDNKKISIRTLEYDISFLNQILLITTKLIHLGKDNGSFAFYIQNKNLWKHRFTIIQEAINEEIKEYLKDKKIVSDFPEEINNAINKSIGKNTKPKSSTADESIADVIPKGIKDINKIQNSTKEYNKKTRKISYKEYIASQLVKVYKIEKPQITKILKISNNEKTYINALRNLKSAIEKYKGEYEIEDISDHFIKEFKNKYSKKIWMMNGKTDKKNDFNEIWEKRFKKTLLNKNLKEQYQSSHEKENKKINNNEKVLNIFFSNNKGFKRISKIEINKN
- a CDS encoding DUF5425 family lipoprotein, coding for MNKNLIISLLSIMLTSSLILGCDLSMNKDRNKMNEPSNFKKKYIDNLDYRCLSGKESGAKNSQIKLDGNDNKNHSYYSRVSNVVNYYDKTYISCERK
- a CDS encoding virulence associated lipoprotein, coding for MKYYIIAGLFVFLFLACNPNSNTNQKDIGYPSNKQGLKSKTETNSNQKVNSNKKESTNKKTETTIFDDLRNLIEKAHTDSEKYKKKLEEEPENQYGLLEGFKLIFWSGSKETNIKASDDNQISKKYRKNIYSTLAIDDNKLKNFSKMLTTSSQMLGVFSVLNNLGDIFEEVIVSLYSKKETLKKLGIPNLDKLKNLFEKLLSIKTTVSETMQQLLLDYQNNKNSINTDINKLNSHAKTIYNQMKVKKEKAYELQKEIFSINK
- a CDS encoding CRASP family complement regulator-acquiring lipoprotein, giving the protein MEKFLSIKTTVSEMMHQLLLDYQNNINSIKTDENKLKSHVNTLSDQIIKHRKRQKS